The proteins below come from a single Dinghuibacter silviterrae genomic window:
- a CDS encoding beta-L-arabinofuranosidase domain-containing protein, with protein MKHIFLLFAFAAAVICAGTIAQAQTTPAQSAATAQPAHQAVRRQSPTVVTVVSRPPTTTTNAFYTSNRAPLAPSSFIKLPVGSVSPNGWLKRYLELQRAGLTGHLAEISAWLEKKDNAWYSGTGQGDHGWEEVPYWLNGYGDLAYLLKDPKMIATVKDWLGKVFESQRADGYFGPAPSKDRPMPDLWPNMRMLWCIQAYYEYSGDKRVLDFMARYFRWEAGVPDKDLLKTYWENSRGGDNLYSIYWLYNITGESWLLDVAEKIHRNTANWTQDGKLPNWHNVNVAQSFREPATYFLQNHDSALMNATYKDFYLIRALYGQVPGGMFGADENARPGYTDPRQAVETCGMVEQMASDELLMGFTGDPMWGDNCEDVAFNTYPAAVMPDFRGLRYLTAPNMVVSDSMNHAPGLQNDGPFLMMNPFSSRCCQHNHTYGWPFYAEHLWMATPDNGVAALLYSAARIKAKVGKGEMATFEVKTHYPFSENIRITVTAHQRFPLYLRVPGWCEGATVSINGQRQNATTSPDTYLRIDRTWHPGDVVDLTLPMQVTTHTWDKNANSVSVNYGPLTFSLKIKEDYKKVDSKASAIGDSKWQASADASQWPAYEILPGSAWNYALSDVQPGDFRVVKRPWPEDNFPFTPSAVPIELTAKVQQIATWTIDKYGLCGVLPQSPVQTAAPVEELTLIPMGAARLRISAFPVAAGTTATSWRRWSSAKANAWYAHWPWLRGSNFTPSTAINQLEMWQAETFDTTTIDRELGYAEGIGFNAMRVFLHHLAWQEDPEGFKQRVSQYLAIADRHHIGTIFVFFDDCWNPVPHTGKQPAPRPGIHNSGWVQDPGFAVHQDSAGLYPILERYVKDILTTFKTDTRIVLWDLYNEPGGSNYGDSSLALLQHVFTWGREINPDQPLSAGVWDNHQKPLCEYQLDASDVITYHNYGSPEDQQHEIDSLKKYGRPVICTEYMARTRGSLFTNIMPVLKKNNVAAINWGLVSGKTNTIYAWGTPMPDGSEPKIWFHDVFRKDGTPFSTEEVTLIKSLTGK; from the coding sequence ACTCCCGGTAGGGAGCGTCTCCCCCAACGGCTGGCTAAAGCGCTACCTGGAACTACAAAGAGCTGGCCTGACAGGCCACCTGGCAGAGATCAGCGCATGGCTGGAAAAGAAAGACAACGCCTGGTACAGTGGCACGGGGCAGGGGGATCATGGCTGGGAGGAGGTACCGTACTGGCTGAACGGATATGGGGACCTGGCGTATCTGTTGAAGGACCCAAAGATGATCGCCACGGTAAAGGATTGGTTGGGAAAGGTATTTGAAAGCCAGCGTGCGGACGGCTATTTCGGACCGGCGCCGTCGAAGGACCGGCCGATGCCGGACCTGTGGCCGAACATGCGGATGTTGTGGTGTATACAGGCGTATTATGAGTATAGCGGGGACAAACGGGTCCTTGACTTTATGGCGCGATACTTTCGTTGGGAGGCGGGCGTCCCGGACAAGGACCTGTTGAAAACGTATTGGGAGAACAGCCGGGGCGGGGATAACCTGTACAGTATCTATTGGCTGTATAATATCACGGGGGAAAGCTGGTTGTTGGACGTGGCGGAAAAGATCCACCGGAATACGGCGAACTGGACGCAGGACGGGAAGTTGCCGAACTGGCACAACGTGAATGTGGCGCAGTCGTTCCGGGAGCCGGCGACGTATTTCCTGCAGAATCATGATTCGGCGTTGATGAACGCGACCTATAAGGACTTTTACCTGATCCGGGCGTTGTACGGACAGGTGCCGGGAGGAATGTTCGGGGCGGATGAAAATGCGCGCCCGGGATATACGGACCCGCGGCAGGCGGTGGAGACGTGCGGGATGGTGGAGCAGATGGCCTCGGATGAATTGCTGATGGGTTTTACGGGGGACCCGATGTGGGGGGACAATTGCGAAGACGTAGCTTTTAATACGTACCCGGCGGCGGTGATGCCGGATTTCCGGGGGCTGCGGTACCTGACGGCCCCGAATATGGTGGTGAGCGACTCGATGAACCATGCGCCGGGGTTGCAAAACGATGGACCTTTCCTGATGATGAACCCGTTTAGCAGCCGGTGTTGCCAGCACAACCATACCTACGGGTGGCCGTTTTACGCGGAGCATTTGTGGATGGCGACACCGGACAACGGGGTGGCGGCCTTGCTGTACAGCGCCGCAAGGATAAAAGCAAAAGTGGGTAAGGGGGAGATGGCGACGTTTGAGGTAAAGACGCACTATCCGTTTTCCGAAAACATACGCATTACGGTAACGGCGCACCAGCGGTTTCCGTTGTATCTGCGGGTGCCGGGGTGGTGCGAAGGCGCGACCGTAAGCATCAACGGACAGCGCCAAAACGCCACCACAAGCCCGGATACCTACCTCCGCATTGACCGCACCTGGCACCCGGGCGACGTTGTCGACCTGACGTTGCCGATGCAGGTGACGACGCATACCTGGGACAAGAACGCGAACAGCGTGAGCGTAAACTACGGCCCGCTGACCTTTTCGCTAAAGATCAAGGAAGACTATAAGAAAGTAGACAGCAAAGCCTCGGCGATCGGGGACTCGAAGTGGCAGGCCTCGGCGGACGCAAGCCAGTGGCCGGCGTATGAGATCCTGCCGGGGAGCGCGTGGAACTATGCACTATCGGATGTCCAGCCTGGCGATTTCCGGGTGGTGAAGCGGCCGTGGCCGGAAGATAATTTTCCCTTTACCCCAAGCGCCGTACCTATCGAGCTGACGGCGAAGGTGCAGCAAATCGCTACATGGACGATCGATAAATATGGTTTGTGCGGGGTATTGCCGCAAAGTCCCGTGCAAACGGCGGCCCCGGTGGAGGAGCTGACGTTGATCCCGATGGGCGCGGCGCGGCTAAGGATCAGCGCGTTCCCGGTGGCAGCCGGCACCACGGCAACGTCCTGGCGGCGTTGGTCATCGGCAAAAGCAAATGCCTGGTACGCCCACTGGCCCTGGCTCCGCGGCAGCAACTTCACCCCCAGCACCGCCATCAACCAACTGGAAATGTGGCAGGCGGAAACCTTCGATACAACAACGATCGACCGCGAGCTGGGATACGCGGAAGGCATCGGGTTTAACGCAATGCGTGTGTTCCTGCATCACCTCGCCTGGCAGGAAGATCCGGAGGGGTTCAAACAACGCGTAAGCCAATACTTAGCTATTGCGGACCGGCACCACATCGGGACGATCTTCGTCTTCTTCGACGACTGCTGGAACCCTGTGCCGCACACGGGAAAGCAGCCAGCCCCCAGGCCGGGCATCCACAACTCGGGCTGGGTACAGGACCCGGGCTTTGCGGTCCACCAGGATAGCGCAGGGCTTTATCCAATTCTTGAACGTTATGTAAAAGACATACTAACCACTTTCAAAACCGATACACGCATTGTGCTGTGGGACCTCTACAATGAGCCAGGGGGCAGCAATTATGGAGACAGCAGCCTGGCATTGCTGCAACACGTGTTTACCTGGGGCCGGGAAATAAACCCGGACCAGCCGCTGTCCGCGGGCGTGTGGGACAATCACCAGAAGCCCCTGTGTGAGTACCAGCTCGACGCGAGTGACGTAATCACCTACCACAACTACGGCAGCCCTGAAGACCAGCAGCACGAGATAGACAGCCTGAAAAAATACGGGAGGCCGGTCATCTGCACAGAATACATGGCCCGCACACGGGGCAGCCTTTTCACCAACATCATGCCGGTCCTGAAAAAGAACAACGTGGCGGCGATCAACTGGGGCCTGGTATCGGGGAAAACCAATACCATCTACGCCTGGGGCACACCGATGCCGGACGGCTCGGAGCCGAAGATTTGGTTCCACGACGTGTTCCGCAAGGACGGGACGCCTTTTAGCACGGAAGAAGTTACACTCATAAAATCACTCACGGGAAAATGA
- the galK gene encoding galactokinase: MTHIAKTILSRSPGRINLIGEHTDYNNGFVLPAAIDKAAYIRFTTREDNKILLTSRDYQTTHETTLEAVAPSDKGWPNYLLGVVDQLLKKGIPLTGFEAEVWGDVPAGAGLSSSAAVECAMLIALDAAYGLGMTRMEMAQTAQAAEHAFAGVKVGIMDPFASLFGKEGHVIRLDCRSLEYEYVPFHAEGYRLVLCDSGVHHSLASSEYNVRRHQCETGVAAIQQIHPEVKSLRDVLPSMLKEIKDPIIYNRCKYVVEENLRLVAACEDLEKNDLVAFGQKLYKTHDGLSRLYEVSCPELDFLVEKAKPQEMVLGARMMGGGFGGCTLNLVKADGVDVFRERMTEAYQKELGKTLKVYVANIGNGGNVL; encoded by the coding sequence ATGACGCACATCGCAAAGACGATCCTGAGCCGCTCCCCGGGCAGGATTAATTTAATCGGGGAACACACGGATTACAACAATGGTTTTGTGCTGCCGGCGGCGATCGACAAGGCCGCGTACATCCGGTTCACGACACGGGAAGACAACAAGATCTTGCTGACTTCGAGGGATTACCAAACGACGCACGAGACGACGCTGGAGGCGGTGGCCCCGAGTGATAAAGGCTGGCCGAACTACCTTTTGGGCGTCGTAGACCAGCTCTTAAAGAAAGGAATACCGTTGACCGGCTTTGAAGCGGAGGTTTGGGGAGACGTACCGGCGGGTGCGGGGCTGTCGAGTTCCGCAGCGGTGGAATGCGCGATGCTGATCGCGCTGGACGCGGCTTACGGACTGGGCATGACACGCATGGAGATGGCGCAGACGGCGCAGGCGGCGGAACATGCTTTTGCCGGGGTAAAAGTAGGGATCATGGATCCCTTTGCGAGCCTCTTCGGGAAGGAGGGGCATGTGATCCGGCTGGACTGCCGGTCGCTCGAATACGAATATGTACCGTTTCACGCGGAGGGGTATCGCCTGGTGCTTTGCGACTCGGGGGTGCACCATTCGCTGGCAAGCTCGGAATACAACGTGCGCCGGCACCAGTGCGAAACGGGGGTGGCGGCGATCCAGCAGATACACCCAGAGGTGAAAAGCCTGAGGGACGTCCTGCCTTCGATGCTGAAAGAAATAAAAGATCCGATCATCTATAACCGCTGTAAGTACGTGGTGGAGGAAAACCTCCGGTTGGTGGCGGCCTGCGAGGACCTGGAGAAGAACGACCTGGTGGCGTTTGGGCAGAAGCTGTACAAGACACACGACGGGTTGAGCCGGTTGTACGAAGTGAGCTGTCCCGAGTTGGATTTCCTGGTGGAAAAGGCAAAGCCGCAGGAAATGGTGCTGGGGGCGCGGATGATGGGGGGCGGTTTTGGCGGGTGTACGCTGAACCTGGTCAAGGCGGACGGGGTCGATGTCTTCCGGGAACGCATGACCGAAGCCTATCAGAAAGAACTCGGTAAAACCTTAAAAGTATACGTGGCCAATATCGGCAATGGAGGGAATGTACTATGA